One Ctenopharyngodon idella isolate HZGC_01 chromosome 3, HZGC01, whole genome shotgun sequence genomic window, catttgaaatcaaaatcaaagatgtccaagaaaacattgtaagagaaacaaaaaggaaattaaatgaGGTTCTTCAGCAGCGAGACCTGAAGAAAAAGTCTGATGATCATGAAAACACTCTCTATGAAAAGAGTAAAGAACTTGCCTTAAAActcaaagacaaaacaaatgataaagaaaCACAGAAGATCATGATTGATGCTCAGAGGAAACATCATGAAAACACTCTCTATGTAATGAGCAAAGAATTTGCTTTAAAAcgcaaagacaaaacaaatgatgaagaaacaataaataaagagtttgatttgttttggaAACAGATTGTGGATATAATCATCACAGACACTCCTCCACTCAAAAACTTTGACATAATGAGAGATGTGAGAAAGATCCTCAGTGACATCTATGAGGGGCGTCTCCCTGTTGACCACATTAAAGAGGACAGAGAGTACATCAAGATTTTCACTGTGTCAAGTTATTGTGAATATGTTATTTTCAAAAAGTCTGCAAAAAATGGGGTTAAAGGGGCTCTAAAGGGTGCTTACagaagatttaaaaaaacatttggatACGTTCGAACTCTGTCTACAGAGAAGGAAGCTGAAATCAAGTCATTAGTCACAGATGTTGAACAGCAGACAAACAAAATGATTCAGTCatataacatttcaaataatgGCTACAAAATCAGTTACATTCAGCAACTCATAGATTACATCAAGAAAAGAGTAACAGAACATGAGGAAGGAGCAGTAAAATATGAGTTCAAGAAACAATTCCTCGTGGATTTGGTTCTTGCCATCTGTAACAGAGCAAACAAGATGATCACTGACCAGCACAGACTGTTCAGTGAAGCAATATATGTtaagaagaagagagaagaaTACTACAGTATTTTCCAGAAATACTGCAACGGAGCAACATCAGCTGCCATTTTTGGTGAGATCATCTGTCAGAAACTTAAAGAGCCCATTGAGCAGAGTGTCTACAAGAAAACTGCCAGAGATCTGACAGATGAAATGAGATCAAACTGTGAATCACTGAATGGAAACAGATCAAATCTGGAGAAACACATCCTGAAGACACTGGCAGAAGAGGAGGATTTTAGTAAATACATGAACTACATTCATAATCCCAGAGATCACTTCAAGAGTTTCATCAGAGATGAAGTCAGTCGATACATCACTGATAagttcagtgtcagtgttttacCCAAGATGAAGGAGAACATTAAACTCCTGCAGCAGAAGATCATGAAAGCAGCACATGAATCTACTGAACATGTTCAAGTGAACAGTGGAGATGTTGGTTTGTGGTTGAAGAGTTTCACACAGCAGCTCTCAGATGTGCTGATCTTCTCTGAAAAAGACCTCAGTGGAGTGAAACAtgatgattttgatgatttcaACCTCCTAGAAGATGTGATAAGACAAGAACTTCCTAGTATAATGTCAGACATCAGCAGTAGATTGAACACAAATACTTTTTCAGTAAATTTGGACTACAAGTTCAGACCAGATACGCTTCTGATTGATCACTTCTGTCAGTGCTGTTGGGTTCAGTGTCCGTTCTGTGGAGCCATCTGCACCAAcaccatagaaaaccatcatggagatcacaGTGTTCCTTTCCACCGTAATATTGGACTAAATGGAATATATTACAGAAATACATCTAACTTCTCTACCCATATCTGCACATCAGCAGTAGCAAGCAGCACTCTATATTTTTATCCCAGTGACTCAGATGACAGCGTCTTATATAGAGATTACAGAAGTGCAGGAGGAGTTTATGCAGACTGGAGCATCACCTCTGACCTCTCTGAACTGCCCTACTGGAAGTGGTTTGTGTGCAGATTCCAAAAAGATCTTGAAAAgcaatacaataaaacatttgagggGTGTGTTGAGATAACagataaatggaaaaaatactcaAAACAGAATGCTATTGAGAGTTTGAATAAATACCTCTAAAGAagattaaaatgagaaaaaaaaagagaatttctCAGATTCTCTAAATATCGCAGTCAGAAATGAGTTTCTCTGACATTCATCAGTGAGTCTCTGAAGTCAGCTAGAACTCAGAAGAGCAGAACTTCTTCAAAAACACTAGAAGAGTATTAAAGACAGGATTCAATTCCACATACAAGTATCTGTGAAATGATCTTAACTTCAAAACAGCATGACTTAATGTACATGTTTCATGCTTTATGATGAACCAAAAAATATCTATAAGACTATCGATGACATGCGATAAACGTGTGAATAATCATGGGGTTACACTGTTAAATCTCAGTGCTGGTGTCCAGATAGAagaaaattgtgagataataatgtgtaaataattgtacaaagtattttaaaatcaaatgtttcaTACCTGTCAGTCTGatctatataaaaataactCCAGTGCCAATGTACTGCATGCTACACAAATAATGTCACATCACCGaggacacaataaaaaaaagaccttGCTAAGTGTTCTtttacacatattttacatgcgaaactttattttgactttaggaattgaaataataaaattatcatGTTCATCATGTACTATTATTAGTAAAATATCTGTAACAGATTTTCATTTGCTGACattattttagtcattttttagtGCTGCAGGACTTCAGAATTCATCTGTCAGTCAAACTGTCTGTTCCCAAAATAAATGAGCAAACAAACATATGCTCAGCTGCCTCAGCCCTTCCAGTTCCCTGCAAAGGACCCACCTTGTCATTTCAGtcaatttcagtaccaacttggtaccgaagttaGTACTGAGTTGTTGATTTCTTTccaaatcttaaaatatttgttaaagtcACTAAGAGTTCAACGAGTAAAGGATGCTTGAAGAAGGTGTAAGTTCAAAACCAACGGAGTAATAGTGATAATAAAGCAGTTTCATTTCATGACTTGTGGTGTCTGTCTCTTAATCAGTTCTAATCTTTTTCCTTAATATGGGTGAAATTCATATTGCCTCTTTAAATGTGAATGGAGCCAGAgatgtgaggaaaaaaatggaaatatataAGTTAATtagacagttttatttattcaagAAACCCATAGCGATCATAAAAATGCTGTTGAATGGTTCAAAGAATGGAATAGTTTGTCTTTTTTAAGCCTAACACTTCTCTTAGTGGAGGAGTTGgttttttatttactaaaaaGTTTGTTCTTTGTTCAGGTAAAATGGAAGAAATAATAAAAGGAAGACCTTTAAAAGTGATTGCGAAagtatttgtgtttgtttttctgtgtatttttttctgtgtattttttttctgtgcccCAACTCAACTGATACAAAGAATGTGCTTTTCAGATACATTGGGTACATACACAGATACATACCAAAATAGTAAGGCGGACAAGGACTGGTGAATCTACACAGCAGAACTGCTGCTTTTCAACTGCAGTTTTTGCAAAGACTTCTTATGGGTCCAGAAAATGTGAGTTGGAGAGCATTAATCATTCTGAAATCTGTTCAAAAGATGAACTTGGTCAAACCCTTGGTTTTGATGGACCCTAGTAAGATTGACATTTGTTTACCTGCTTTTTTATCAAAAGCTTTTCAAAGTGTGGAGTTGTTTTAATGCGAAAAAGCCAGAGACAAGACCACATACTCCTTATTTTGGTTATTGGAAGAGCCACTGATAAGCAGTTCAAGGCTGGATATAACAAGCACCAGCAGCACACTTACTTAACGCTTCATTCAAGCAGGaatcataaatttaaaaaaagcttgTTAACTTGATTTACAAATGTTGAGGAAGAAACTGCTTGTTTGAAAACTAAATCTGTTCGAACAATGACTCAAAGATTACAGAGGATGCAATCTACTCTTACATCAGTGGAATCTAATGCTCAAAGATTGTGAAGGACTTATTTATACAAGGACGCTTTTCCTAAGCTACTTTTATCCCccaatttaaatgattattcTGGATTTTTACTTGACTCAAAGAATATGTGCTTGAATTTTATGGATGTTAATGGAAAACAGTTGTATATGACATGTaaagattttaacaaaaaaggtTTACACTATAAAGTTGATACACTGTGGCGTAATGTTTTAagattgaatgaaaatgtcagaCCAGAGAGCATTATACAAGCCACCATTAACCAATAAACCAGCTGACATTCAGTGCAGGGTTTTACATGAAATAATTGCAGCcaatgttttatttcaaatccTGACTCAATCAAGAATGTCCTTTTTGTTCTGAAAGAGAGActgttttattcattgttttagGATAAAGCCTTTGTTTGAAATTTTGAAGAAGCTTTTCGattgtttaaattaagtgttttacACCACCATGCTGATAACATTTCCTTAGTCATTCAGTAATCCTGCAGCCTGAACCACTGTAGGGGAACCACCTTtacaacagacacacacattcatCATGAACTAGAAGCTACAGACACTTTATACTCAAAGTTCACTGACAAGCccaaattacttcataaaagCTGTAAATCAAACCGAAAAGTTTTTTACAcattaattacataaataaaaaagaatgagTTCTTTTTTGAGAAAGAATGATGTTCGTAAGTTTCCTCCTGAGTGGGAGGAGCTTAACTGGAATAGAAAGTGAAAGTTTGAATCTGACCTGCTCGTGAAAGACAATCGCATCTCTTTATTTCAAAGTTTGaaagaaacatttaaacaatgtCTTACATGAgcctaatgaaaaaaaaactcctCACCAATAAGATAACTTGAAGGAAGTGCTTTGAGGAACAGAGGACGTGAGTATGCATGCTACGCATTTATAAACATGAAAGAGTTtctaacaataaaatatatgaagGATGGCTGCCATACACGCACACTTCCAGTCTCACATTGGAACTTGTTTCTCTAAATatgctaaataatattttaatgtttctagTCTGCAGGCCTGAGGTCAGTAAATCTGTAAAGAGACCAAGAatttatgaaaaatgcaaaactaatattaattataaaaatgatgaTGTAGTATAAACATGGCAAGGCATTAGATCTCACAATAACGGCTATCAGGATGTACTctgtagttttgtttttaaactcagattaatgtttattataaaatgaccattcatcatttactttatttctgtacatAGGGAAAAACAAACCAATCTCTCTCCAGCGATATTTATAtcagaatattattaaataatgtcaGCAATGCATTAAATGGCATCATTTCTCAGACAGTAAATCGAAGAAACTTGGTGCAAAGTTAACTTTATTCTTTTATATCAACAGATTTTAATATGCGGGAGTTCACATACAGTAACTAACCTCACTGATCTGTTTCTGCTCTGTGTTTTGTCTTTAGTATGGATTCAGTTGGAGTGAATGTGATTGAAACGGCAGCTCTTGGGAGACCTTTCCAGCTCGGCATGCTGTATGACTGCAGAAAGGACGAGTTAATACCAGGTACtgcaatttattaaaaaaacaagtgCATAATCCAATAAAAATTCAATCTAAGAACTAATGACAACATATAAGAGACTTAACTAGATGTACAGTACATAGTTCTTGTATATATTGTCCATGTTTCATGTTTCaatgtttgttttgtgcttGAGCATATGGTTTTGTGCCACATGTTATAGCTTTTTGCTGTAGTCTTGGCTCAAGTCATTTACGCTAGTTCTGTTTCATTCCTCCTGGCGGTGCTTAAGTACTAGTAGATTATCACAAAGCCAGCTAAATAGGTCAAGATAATATACCAACAAAGTAACGTAGTGATGCAGGCTGACCTTCGAGGGTAATAGCTACACTAGCTCAGCATTCAGTCTCTTTTGCTTTCTCCCTTGACTGAGTTTTTGTGGTTACTGGACTTATTTTATGATCTGTCTCTAACACTTTGTGCTTCTTGATGCTGTCCGGTTACTAGTGTTTACCACATTTATATGTGGACAACTTTATCATTTATATGCAGATTTTGTGATACGCTGTGCTCCTCTGTGCTATCCGATGGCCAGTTGTCAAGGTGTGGATATATTCTTGTTACTGCTCTACTCATTATAACCTTTTGGTTCTAGCCAAGGTTTCTTTTTTACTGAAGTGATCATGGCTCTCGGTTCCATTGCTATTGGATTCCTATTGACATGTAAGCTGTGTCCTAACATGCTTCTCCCTGACAATGGCCATGATGT contains:
- the LOC127510205 gene encoding interferon-induced very large GTPase 1-like; translated protein: MREIGQIYESCSSVKKNKKDLQFDFSSLPSLAAKMMISGFPLELMDGDAAHIPVVWISAVLDELIQKLGDQRVFVLSVLGLQSSGKSTMLNAMFGLQFAVSAGRCTRGAFMQLVTVSDEMRTQINFDYILVVDTEGLRALELSGRSTRHHDIELATFVVGLANLTLINIFGENLSEMQDILQIVVQAFMRMKKVRLNPSCVFVHQNVSDVTAGEKNMEGRRRLQHTLDKMTKLTAKEEFYDAECFSDVIKFDVRNDVKYFAQLWEGNPPMAPPNPKYCENIQELKNTFFLFHASKSHGMMLTHLKDRIKDFWEALLKEHFIFSFQNSFEISAYRKLETEYSKWSWSLRSAMIETEYKLHNKIENEAIHEVEETDLQRELKKTSEEVEKSMSEFFEKDKDKDILIQWKTSFEIKIKDVQENIVRETKRKLNEVLQQRDLKKKSDDHENTLYEKSKELALKLKDKTNDKETQKIMIDAQRKHHENTLYVMSKEFALKRKDKTNDEETINKEFDLFWKQIVDIIITDTPPLKNFDIMRDVRKILSDIYEGRLPVDHIKEDREYIKIFTVSSYCEYVIFKKSAKNGVKGALKGAYRRFKKTFGYVRTLSTEKEAEIKSLVTDVEQQTNKMIQSYNISNNGYKISYIQQLIDYIKKRVTEHEEGAVKYEFKKQFLVDLVLAICNRANKMITDQHRLFSEAIYVKKKREEYYSIFQKYCNGATSAAIFGEIICQKLKEPIEQSVYKKTARDLTDEMRSNCESLNGNRSNLEKHILKTLAEEEDFSKYMNYIHNPRDHFKSFIRDEVSRYITDKFSVSVLPKMKENIKLLQQKIMKAAHESTEHVQVNSGDVGLWLKSFTQQLSDVLIFSEKDLSGVKHDDFDDFNLLEDVIRQELPSIMSDISSRLNTNTFSVNLDYKFRPDTLLIDHFCQCCWVQCPFCGAICTNTIENHHGDHSVPFHRNIGLNGIYYRNTSNFSTHICTSAVASSTLYFYPSDSDDSVLYRDYRSAGGVYADWSITSDLSELPYWKWFVCRFQKDLEKQYNKTFEGCVEITDKWKKYSKQNAIESLNKYL